One Vibrio sp. CDRSL-10 TSBA genomic region harbors:
- a CDS encoding cupin domain-containing protein encodes MHINADFTLPVFISTQQYQWVLSTQSGVERMMLDRIGAEKARATSIVKYAPESVFPQHAHPGGEEILVLSGTFSDQSGDYPAGWYLRNPPGTAHSPHSKSGATIFVKLWQMGAADTETVRINTHDEQNWQQHSDRQICPLYSNGNETVSVQKITAQQCIFTAPGAAAELLILQGSIDNAGKQYPAGSWIRLPAGEYPPLKSGSDGVTFYLKSGDFPNIDFATNK; translated from the coding sequence ATGCACATCAACGCCGACTTTACTCTGCCTGTATTCATCAGTACCCAACAATATCAATGGGTATTGTCGACCCAATCCGGCGTCGAGCGCATGATGCTGGACAGAATCGGAGCGGAAAAAGCCCGCGCCACCAGCATAGTAAAATACGCACCGGAATCTGTCTTTCCGCAACATGCCCATCCCGGCGGAGAAGAAATTCTGGTTCTGAGCGGTACCTTTTCTGATCAGAGCGGGGATTACCCGGCAGGTTGGTATCTGAGAAACCCGCCCGGGACCGCGCACAGCCCGCATAGCAAATCAGGGGCAACCATCTTTGTAAAATTATGGCAAATGGGCGCCGCAGACACTGAGACAGTGCGTATCAATACTCACGATGAGCAGAACTGGCAACAGCACTCTGACAGGCAGATCTGCCCGTTATACAGCAACGGTAACGAGACGGTGAGCGTACAAAAAATCACTGCGCAGCAATGCATTTTCACTGCGCCGGGCGCTGCCGCCGAGCTTTTGATCCTGCAAGGAAGTATCGACAACGCCGGTAAACAGTATCCCGCAGGCAGTTGGATCCGCCTGCCTGCAGGAGAGTACCCGCCGCTCAAGTCAGGCTCCGATGGCGTCACCTTTTATTTGAAAAGTGGAGATTTCCCCAATATTGATTTTGCCACTAATAAATAA
- a CDS encoding sugar dehydrogenase complex small subunit yields the protein MNKKSPHLETSAQQMSRRKLLKGVASIGLLSLVAPLPLSVLAQESAPTDPITLFTLVSERLTERQGLSPILSERFFQALQDRTPEFESRLKSLVKEMAQIETQLLTTTLTPAAQQTAKSIISAWYTGIVGSGLDAQVITYRHALQFTAVDDVLEIRSYCPNKPGFWAAKPIERKA from the coding sequence ATGAATAAAAAATCTCCCCACCTGGAGACATCGGCTCAACAGATGTCACGCAGGAAACTACTCAAAGGGGTGGCGTCAATCGGCTTACTTTCGCTTGTTGCTCCGCTGCCTCTGAGCGTACTGGCTCAGGAATCGGCTCCGACCGACCCAATCACTCTTTTCACTCTCGTTTCAGAACGGCTGACCGAACGCCAGGGGCTTTCCCCTATCCTCTCGGAACGTTTTTTCCAGGCACTGCAAGACCGTACCCCGGAGTTTGAATCCAGACTCAAATCTCTGGTGAAAGAGATGGCGCAAATCGAGACTCAACTTTTGACCACCACTCTGACTCCGGCCGCACAGCAAACTGCCAAATCCATCATCTCAGCCTGGTACACCGGTATTGTTGGTAGCGGACTTGATGCTCAGGTCATCACTTACCGCCACGCGCTGCAGTTTACCGCTGTTGATGATGTATTGGAGATCCGTTCTTACTGCCCTAACAAGCCCGGATTCTGGGCCGCTAAACCAATCGAGAGGAAAGCATAA
- a CDS encoding helix-turn-helix domain-containing protein — translation MPEHLPQRMRQSQDSALKNVFEGLSSEAMPPLLSLQQDYVHYVMQKTQGNKAQAAQILGVTRRTLYRWLEEAQAEESIPKD, via the coding sequence ATGCCGGAACATCTGCCGCAACGTATGCGCCAGTCGCAGGATTCTGCGTTGAAAAATGTATTCGAGGGCTTATCGTCTGAGGCGATGCCTCCGCTGTTATCGCTGCAGCAAGACTATGTGCACTACGTGATGCAAAAGACCCAGGGTAACAAAGCGCAGGCGGCGCAGATCCTCGGCGTAACGCGCCGGACCTTGTACCGCTGGCTGGAAGAGGCGCAGGCTGAAGAGTCAATTCCCAAAGATTGA
- a CDS encoding ion transporter encodes MSSANPEYPPLVSELGPFQIFTLFLSIYVLLELLVESAFTLPSDTLEILHFTDNIVCLFFLADFCIRFKAADSKMRFMKWGWIDLLSSIPMLDTFRYGRIVRVVQVLRILRAVRSTKFIIGFLFRNKMHGTFTLVSLVSILLVIFGAVAMLQLEKGMPGSNIHNANEAIWWAFVTITTVGYGDYYPVTFEGRIVAAVLMTGGVGLFGAFTGFVASWFLEEDQEDQGKHIINNLRDEIQDLKSDIAELKALIEKNNGGT; translated from the coding sequence TTGAGCTCAGCAAATCCCGAATATCCGCCGCTCGTCTCTGAGTTGGGGCCCTTTCAGATCTTCACTCTGTTCCTGTCGATATATGTTCTGCTGGAATTATTAGTCGAAAGCGCGTTTACCCTGCCATCCGACACTCTTGAGATACTGCATTTTACCGACAATATCGTCTGCCTGTTTTTTCTGGCTGACTTCTGTATTCGCTTTAAGGCAGCAGACAGTAAAATGCGCTTTATGAAATGGGGCTGGATCGATCTGCTCTCCAGTATCCCGATGCTGGATACTTTTCGCTATGGCCGAATCGTGCGCGTAGTGCAGGTCCTGCGTATTCTCAGAGCCGTACGTTCAACCAAATTCATTATCGGCTTCTTATTTCGCAATAAAATGCACGGCACCTTCACGCTGGTTTCTCTGGTGTCGATTCTGCTGGTGATCTTCGGTGCCGTCGCGATGTTGCAGCTCGAAAAAGGCATGCCCGGCTCCAACATTCACAACGCCAACGAAGCCATCTGGTGGGCGTTCGTCACCATCACCACGGTCGGTTACGGCGATTATTATCCAGTGACTTTCGAAGGGCGAATTGTCGCAGCTGTGCTGATGACCGGCGGCGTCGGCCTGTTCGGTGCCTTTACCGGCTTTGTCGCATCCTGGTTTCTGGAAGAAGATCAGGAAGACCAAGGTAAACACATCATTAATAACCTGCGCGATGAGATCCAAGATTTGAAAAGTGATATTGCCGAACTGAAAGCGCTGATCGAGAAAAATAATGGCGGGACTTGA
- a CDS encoding DUF4223 family protein, which yields MKSFSKVAKLTLVGAALAILAGCTGTTYNKEKNCSEDYLIHPAISIPSVIGACDSVNK from the coding sequence ATGAAATCTTTTTCTAAAGTTGCAAAATTAACGTTGGTTGGTGCTGCGTTGGCTATTCTTGCTGGTTGTACTGGTACTACTTACAACAAAGAGAAAAACTGCTCAGAAGATTACCTAATCCACCCTGCGATTTCTATCCCTTCAGTAATCGGAGCTTGTGACTCAGTTAATAAATAA
- a CDS encoding GMC family oxidoreductase yields the protein MKSWALRVSKPYPMAPLPISYNEKVIKDRLNENGFYVVTEPVARNSRPYDNRPTCCGNNNCMPICPIGAMYNGITHVEKAEAAGARLIDKAVVYKIEKGADNRIVAVHYKTPDGESVKVEGKYFVLAANGIETPKLMLMSDVGNSSDMVGRNLMDHPGTGIRFFADEKLWPGRGAQEMTSIIGWRDGDFRSEYAGKKIHLSNMSRTDQMTQELLAQDRLILGNVLDNEIRDKAARYVQFDSFHELLPHPENRIVASRSKDAMGIAKPEFYYAIDDYVKRSAVHTREAYTKIAQLMGGTEIQYSDDFSNNQHICGTVIMGDNPKDSVVDKDCRTHDHDNLFIASSGTMPTVGTVNCTLTIAALSLRIAATLNKEV from the coding sequence ATGAAGAGCTGGGCTCTCCGCGTTTCCAAGCCATATCCGATGGCTCCGCTGCCGATCTCCTACAACGAGAAAGTGATTAAAGATCGCCTCAATGAAAACGGCTTTTATGTCGTCACTGAGCCGGTTGCGCGTAACAGTCGCCCGTATGACAACCGCCCGACCTGCTGCGGTAACAACAACTGTATGCCTATCTGCCCGATTGGTGCGATGTACAACGGTATTACCCACGTCGAAAAAGCCGAAGCCGCCGGTGCCAGACTGATCGATAAAGCCGTGGTGTACAAAATTGAAAAAGGCGCCGACAACCGTATTGTTGCCGTCCATTACAAGACGCCCGACGGTGAATCAGTCAAAGTTGAAGGGAAATACTTTGTTCTGGCCGCCAACGGAATCGAAACACCAAAACTGATGCTGATGTCCGATGTGGGTAACAGCTCAGACATGGTGGGCCGTAACCTGATGGACCACCCGGGTACCGGTATCCGTTTCTTTGCTGACGAGAAATTGTGGCCAGGCCGCGGCGCGCAGGAGATGACGTCCATTATCGGCTGGCGTGACGGTGACTTCCGTTCTGAATACGCGGGTAAGAAAATTCACCTGTCGAACATGTCTCGTACCGACCAAATGACCCAAGAGCTCCTGGCTCAGGATCGCCTGATCCTGGGTAATGTGCTGGATAATGAGATCCGTGATAAAGCGGCGCGCTACGTTCAGTTCGACAGTTTCCATGAACTGCTGCCGCATCCGGAAAACCGCATTGTTGCCAGCCGCTCAAAAGATGCGATGGGTATTGCCAAACCTGAGTTCTACTACGCGATTGATGACTACGTAAAACGCAGTGCGGTTCACACCCGTGAAGCTTACACCAAGATTGCTCAGCTGATGGGAGGGACTGAAATCCAGTACAGCGATGACTTCTCTAACAACCAGCACATCTGTGGCACTGTCATCATGGGTGACAACCCGAAAGACAGCGTGGTGGATAAAGATTGTCGTACTCACGACCACGATAACCTATTTATCGCCAGCTCAGGCACCATGCCAACGGTGGGTACGGTGAACTGTACGCTGACCATCGCCGCATTGTCGCTGCGTATTGCAGCTACGCTGAACAAGGAGGTGTAA
- a CDS encoding FAD-binding protein — translation MTTTQQADVVVVGSGVAGGLVAHQLALAGKSVIILEAGPRYSRGEIVERFRNQPDKMDFMAPYPSTPYAPHPEFNPDNGYLVQKGEQAYDAQYIRAVGGTTWHWAGSAWRFIPSDFKLKSIYGVGRDWPLEYKDLELWYQRAEEELGVWGPGDEELGSPRFQAISDGSAADLLQRESD, via the coding sequence ATGACCACCACCCAACAAGCCGATGTCGTCGTTGTAGGTTCCGGCGTTGCGGGCGGACTGGTTGCGCACCAGCTGGCGCTGGCCGGTAAATCCGTCATCATTCTCGAAGCCGGTCCGCGTTACTCGCGCGGCGAAATTGTCGAACGTTTCCGTAATCAGCCGGACAAGATGGACTTCATGGCGCCGTATCCGTCGACTCCCTATGCCCCTCACCCGGAATTTAATCCGGATAACGGCTATCTGGTGCAAAAGGGCGAACAGGCCTATGACGCGCAGTATATCCGTGCGGTCGGTGGTACGACCTGGCACTGGGCCGGTTCGGCCTGGCGTTTTATTCCGTCCGACTTCAAACTGAAATCGATTTACGGTGTCGGTCGCGACTGGCCGCTGGAATACAAAGATCTTGAGCTTTGGTATCAGCGCGCTGAGGAAGAACTCGGTGTGTGGGGACCAGGCGATGAAGAGCTGGGCTCTCCGCGTTTCCAAGCCATATCCGATGGCTCCGCTGCCGATCTCCTACAACGAGAAAGTGATTAA
- a CDS encoding sigma-54 dependent transcriptional regulator, translated as MNILLVEDDADLAELLCEELEAEGYQVAVVDCVEAAEPLLATTNIDLVISDLRLPGRNGITLLPVVKAMNHAPAMLLITAFGSVDQAVQALKAGADDFLTKPFDMDHCLLTVRRLLEHRQLKESVGGRRFHGILGESTVMQSLFKNIEQVARADSPVLVLGESGTGKELVAKAIHQQSERKQGPFLAVNCAGIPNELLESEFFGHAAGAYTGAGKSRQGLLREAHGGTLLLDEIGEMPLALQAKLLRVLQEGTVRPVGSDKEVAVDVRIIAATHRDPEAMVAENQFREDLFFRLETFTLQVPPLRQRGDDIALLTRYFMTQQQQKGKTQAHQLSQAAWRLLLNYGFPGNVRELQNAIETCRGIL; from the coding sequence ATGAATATTTTATTAGTGGAAGATGATGCCGATCTGGCGGAATTGTTGTGTGAAGAGCTGGAAGCCGAGGGCTATCAGGTTGCGGTGGTCGATTGTGTAGAAGCCGCCGAGCCACTTCTGGCCACGACCAATATTGATTTGGTGATTTCTGATCTGCGTCTGCCGGGTCGTAACGGTATCACCCTGCTGCCGGTGGTGAAGGCGATGAACCACGCGCCGGCGATGCTGCTGATCACTGCGTTTGGCTCGGTCGATCAGGCCGTGCAGGCGCTCAAAGCCGGGGCGGATGACTTTTTGACCAAACCGTTTGATATGGACCACTGCCTGTTAACGGTCCGCCGCTTACTTGAGCATCGTCAGTTAAAAGAAAGCGTCGGCGGACGTCGGTTTCACGGCATATTGGGTGAAAGCACCGTGATGCAAAGCCTGTTTAAAAATATCGAACAGGTTGCGCGGGCTGACAGTCCGGTGCTGGTGCTGGGTGAGAGTGGCACCGGTAAAGAGCTGGTGGCGAAAGCGATTCATCAGCAGAGTGAGCGCAAGCAAGGGCCGTTTCTGGCGGTGAACTGTGCCGGTATTCCCAATGAACTGTTAGAAAGCGAGTTTTTCGGGCATGCGGCCGGGGCTTATACCGGAGCGGGTAAATCTCGGCAGGGCCTGTTGCGTGAAGCGCACGGCGGTACGCTGCTGTTGGATGAAATTGGTGAAATGCCGCTTGCGTTGCAAGCGAAACTGCTGCGGGTATTGCAGGAGGGCACGGTGCGTCCGGTGGGCAGTGATAAAGAAGTGGCGGTTGATGTACGCATTATCGCTGCCACTCACCGCGATCCCGAAGCCATGGTGGCTGAGAATCAATTCCGTGAAGACCTGTTTTTCCGGCTGGAAACTTTCACCCTGCAGGTGCCTCCGCTTCGCCAGCGCGGCGATGACATCGCACTGCTCACCCGTTACTTTATGACTCAGCAACAGCAAAAAGGTAAAACGCAGGCACATCAACTCAGTCAGGCGGCATGGCGACTCCTGCTTAATTACGGTTTTCCCGGTAATGTGCGCGAACTGCAAAACGCGATAGAAACGTGCCGCGGTATTTTGTGA
- the rlmA gene encoding 23S rRNA (guanine(745)-N(1))-methyltransferase, translated as MSYQCPLCQHSLQLTDRTYTCDNRHQFDMAKEGYVNLMPVQHKRSKDPGDNKEMMQARRRFLEAGHYHPMRAEVARLCAEALQGSEHQLLDIGCGEGYYTTFVADTLLAQSAQAQVHGLDISKIAIRYAAKRYHNCQFVVASSHRLPFADQSLDAILRIYAPCKAEELQRCVKYNGVVITVTPAGRHLYQFKQGIYQDVRLHEEEPEQIDGFVLETQQKLNYPMTLNGEQAFDLLQMTPFAWRASEAFKAEVKAATQFECEADFMIRVYRKTVS; from the coding sequence ATGTCTTATCAGTGTCCCCTTTGTCAGCACTCTTTGCAGCTAACCGACCGTACTTACACCTGTGATAACCGCCATCAGTTCGATATGGCGAAAGAGGGCTATGTTAACCTCATGCCGGTTCAGCACAAGCGTTCCAAAGATCCGGGTGACAACAAGGAGATGATGCAGGCAAGACGCCGTTTTCTCGAAGCCGGACACTATCATCCGATGCGTGCGGAAGTCGCGCGTTTATGCGCCGAAGCTCTGCAAGGCAGCGAACACCAGCTGCTCGACATCGGTTGCGGCGAAGGTTACTACACAACCTTTGTGGCTGACACACTGCTTGCTCAATCGGCGCAAGCGCAAGTACACGGGCTGGATATCTCTAAAATCGCGATTCGTTACGCCGCCAAACGCTATCATAACTGCCAGTTCGTGGTTGCCTCCAGCCACCGACTGCCGTTTGCAGACCAGTCACTGGACGCCATTCTGCGTATTTACGCCCCGTGCAAAGCTGAAGAGCTGCAACGCTGCGTGAAATACAACGGCGTGGTCATCACCGTAACCCCGGCAGGCCGCCACCTGTACCAGTTTAAGCAAGGCATCTATCAGGATGTTCGTCTGCATGAAGAAGAACCTGAGCAGATCGATGGCTTTGTGCTGGAAACCCAGCAAAAGCTTAATTACCCGATGACGCTGAATGGCGAGCAAGCCTTTGATCTGCTGCAAATGACACCGTTTGCCTGGCGCGCCAGTGAAGCATTCAAAGCAGAAGTGAAAGCGGCGACGCAGTTTGAGTGTGAAGCCGACTTTATGATTCGCGTCTACCGGAAAACAGTGTCGTAA
- a CDS encoding HAMP domain-containing sensor histidine kinase, translated as MKKKYRMTLTMRILLLVFVPLWALSGASIGIGTHYMAEQQTRKLKDDIKLIARAIRVPIGEAINQGDLATVRRTLDAVFSLGQVYGASVYNEDGQRIAAAGIAGQEDSTDNPLAEQLVRVGQDGDAYQHQAGRRVFSHFVPVTDETGKISSMVEVTRRASDFSATMDRIIFWAWGCWGVVGLLTLGIVLLGYRQAVGRQVANLTNVMADVGRGQLGVRAPQSSATELGMIAEAFNQMLDDMEQAQKAIAAHCQQEATLNQQLERQERMAALGRLVSGIAHELGAPLNVIDGRARRLSRHNQDESAEHELNAIRGQVQRLTRIVHQLLDFSRSGAQREAIELRESVQAAVDSIKHELASEPPQITLDIPVEASVTVDPARFELLLVNLLRNACQAAVSQVGVSYQSDTDGWCLSVWDDGAGIDAELDPQQLLEPFFTTKPKGQGTGLGLAIVHNIVSDHHGELRLSHAQAGGLQVSLSFPEEVRA; from the coding sequence GTGAAGAAAAAATATCGCATGACCTTAACCATGCGCATATTGCTGTTGGTGTTTGTGCCGTTATGGGCGCTATCCGGAGCCTCGATAGGGATTGGCACCCATTACATGGCTGAGCAGCAGACGCGTAAGCTCAAAGACGATATTAAATTGATCGCGCGCGCGATCCGGGTGCCCATCGGTGAAGCGATTAATCAGGGGGATTTAGCCACGGTTCGGCGTACGCTGGATGCGGTGTTCTCTCTCGGTCAGGTGTATGGCGCCTCGGTTTATAACGAAGATGGTCAGCGTATCGCAGCTGCCGGTATTGCCGGCCAGGAAGACAGTACTGATAACCCGTTGGCCGAGCAGCTGGTGCGCGTCGGTCAGGATGGCGATGCCTATCAGCATCAGGCCGGGCGCCGGGTGTTTTCCCATTTTGTGCCGGTGACTGATGAAACCGGCAAGATATCCAGCATGGTGGAAGTGACCCGCCGCGCTAGTGATTTCTCTGCCACCATGGACCGCATTATTTTCTGGGCCTGGGGCTGCTGGGGCGTGGTGGGTTTGCTGACGCTGGGTATTGTGCTGCTCGGCTATCGGCAGGCGGTCGGCCGTCAGGTGGCGAATTTAACCAACGTGATGGCGGATGTGGGCCGCGGTCAGCTGGGAGTGCGGGCGCCGCAATCGAGTGCCACTGAGCTGGGCATGATTGCTGAGGCGTTTAACCAGATGCTGGATGATATGGAGCAGGCCCAGAAGGCGATTGCCGCGCACTGCCAACAGGAAGCGACTTTAAACCAGCAGTTGGAACGTCAGGAGCGGATGGCCGCTCTGGGGCGTTTAGTCAGTGGTATTGCGCATGAACTTGGCGCACCGCTCAATGTGATTGATGGCCGGGCACGTCGGCTAAGCCGGCATAATCAGGATGAGTCCGCCGAGCATGAACTCAACGCCATTCGTGGTCAGGTGCAGCGCCTGACCCGAATTGTCCATCAACTGCTGGATTTTTCACGCAGCGGCGCACAGCGTGAAGCGATTGAGCTGCGCGAATCGGTGCAGGCTGCGGTGGATTCAATCAAACATGAACTGGCCTCAGAGCCCCCGCAAATTACATTGGATATCCCGGTTGAGGCCAGTGTTACGGTTGATCCGGCCCGCTTTGAACTGCTGCTGGTGAATTTATTGCGTAATGCCTGTCAGGCCGCCGTTTCTCAGGTCGGCGTGAGTTATCAGAGCGATACGGATGGCTGGTGTCTGTCGGTGTGGGATGATGGCGCCGGTATTGACGCTGAACTCGACCCCCAGCAGCTGTTGGAGCCGTTTTTTACCACCAAACCCAAAGGGCAGGGCACAGGGTTAGGCCTGGCGATTGTGCATAACATCGTGAGCGATCATCACGGTGAGTTGCGGTTAAGCCATGCTCAGGCTGGCGGCCTGCAAGTGTCACTGAGTTTTCCTGAGGAAGTGAGAGCATGA
- a CDS encoding DUF4168 domain-containing protein: MRKLTMTALMTAMLASVTATSAFAAQEGQAQQQQQQAAAPQQAQPIEVNDEQLEQFAEAQASVNEIRVDAMTKLKNSEDPKEAQEIQQQANQEMVDAVQDTGLSVEDYNLIARAVQNDTSLQSRLQQMSEG, translated from the coding sequence ATGCGCAAACTAACCATGACCGCCCTGATGACTGCAATGCTAGCCTCTGTCACTGCCACCTCAGCATTTGCTGCCCAAGAGGGACAGGCACAGCAGCAACAACAGCAAGCTGCTGCACCGCAGCAAGCTCAACCAATTGAAGTTAACGACGAGCAACTGGAGCAGTTTGCCGAGGCTCAGGCATCCGTGAATGAGATCCGTGTTGACGCGATGACCAAGCTGAAAAACAGTGAAGATCCAAAAGAAGCACAAGAGATTCAGCAGCAGGCCAACCAGGAGATGGTTGACGCCGTGCAGGACACCGGTTTGTCCGTGGAAGATTACAACCTGATCGCGCGTGCCGTGCAGAACGACACCTCACTGCAATCGCGCTTACAACAGATGAGCGAAGGTTAA
- a CDS encoding ChaN family lipoprotein, with protein sequence MRAIICLLTSMIMLGCTSARPVQHFYDYQLATPHGKPLNLTPLPATLASADVILVGEWHTHPGIHRFQTDLLHHLLQQKRPVALSMEQFDRSAQPILNQYLRGDIGEQYLIKQAQAWPNYPSDYRPLVELAKQYQAPVIAANAPKNIVRCIGRQGPEYLDRLDSTQRAWVAREADRSDSPYKQRFVASMHHGTEQQNERQFAAQITWDETMAESISDYLLHHPGHQVMHIAGLFHTQQGLGIAAALTRRLPDIRILIITPVSEIKADDSDYQLQVLAPPARYVQPEHQRQAFQALAQRNDDLQCIP encoded by the coding sequence ATGCGCGCTATTATTTGTCTGTTGACCAGTATGATAATGCTAGGCTGTACCTCGGCCCGGCCTGTCCAGCATTTTTATGATTATCAACTGGCTACGCCGCACGGCAAGCCTCTCAACCTGACGCCGCTTCCCGCAACCTTGGCAAGCGCTGACGTGATACTGGTTGGCGAATGGCACACCCACCCTGGTATCCATCGTTTCCAAACGGATTTGTTACATCATCTGCTGCAGCAGAAACGACCGGTTGCCCTGTCGATGGAACAATTTGATCGCTCCGCTCAACCGATACTCAATCAGTATCTGCGCGGTGACATCGGCGAACAATATCTCATCAAACAAGCGCAAGCCTGGCCGAATTACCCAAGTGACTACCGTCCTCTGGTCGAGCTGGCCAAACAGTATCAGGCTCCTGTCATCGCTGCCAATGCACCGAAAAATATTGTGCGCTGTATCGGGCGGCAGGGTCCTGAATACCTCGATCGTCTGGACAGCACGCAGAGAGCCTGGGTCGCCCGCGAGGCAGACCGCTCTGATTCACCTTATAAGCAGCGCTTTGTGGCCTCGATGCACCATGGCACAGAGCAGCAAAACGAACGTCAGTTTGCCGCACAAATCACCTGGGACGAAACCATGGCAGAAAGTATCAGCGATTATCTGCTTCACCACCCTGGACATCAGGTAATGCATATTGCCGGACTGTTTCACACTCAGCAGGGGCTAGGTATTGCCGCGGCACTAACGCGCCGCCTGCCGGATATCCGTATCCTCATTATCACGCCGGTGAGCGAGATCAAAGCCGACGACAGCGACTATCAGCTACAGGTGTTAGCGCCACCAGCACGTTACGTCCAGCCAGAGCATCAACGCCAGGCCTTTCAAGCTTTAGCCCAACGTAACGATGATCTGCAATGCATCCCTTAA
- a CDS encoding cytochrome c: protein MTLKRLILSVIALAVIVFGLIVTGIWGPSGHNPAQEQQVHTTQTPSGMSRGEYVAKMSDCTACHTTEKDKPFAGGLGMPLPIGTLYSTNITPDKETGIGNYSLDDFKRLLREGVRKDGGHLYPAMPYTEYTKLSDSDIAAMYDYFMNSVQPVKQANRSNDIPALLSMRWPLAIWNWMFHEQGAYQTQPDKGAEWNRGAYLVQGSTHCGTCHTPRGVAMQTTANDETETGFLSGSDLAGWHAFNISNDNANGLGDWSTEEIVQYLKTGSVAGKAQAAGPMAEAVENSFRFLTDDDLNAIAVYLRSVPGVSEGSTSRYAQGEASAQDLQLRGLPIETAREEMPGEYLYMANCSTCHDADGSGSPDGYYPSVYHNSVVGSEKSGNLIQVVLHGVKRHTNDGEVFMPAFGQHLSDDQIATLVNFLTDTYGQGNAQVGPQDVAKLRATAE from the coding sequence ATGACACTGAAACGGTTAATCCTGTCAGTGATTGCACTGGCTGTTATCGTCTTTGGCCTGATTGTCACTGGTATCTGGGGGCCGAGCGGCCACAACCCGGCACAGGAGCAGCAAGTACACACCACGCAAACGCCATCAGGCATGAGCCGTGGCGAGTACGTGGCAAAAATGTCTGACTGTACCGCCTGTCACACCACCGAGAAAGACAAACCTTTCGCCGGCGGTCTGGGCATGCCACTGCCAATCGGTACACTGTATTCGACCAACATCACGCCGGATAAAGAGACCGGTATTGGTAACTATTCGCTCGACGACTTCAAACGCCTACTGCGTGAAGGGGTGCGTAAAGATGGCGGTCATCTGTATCCGGCCATGCCGTATACCGAGTACACCAAACTGTCCGACAGCGATATTGCCGCCATGTATGATTACTTCATGAACTCGGTACAACCGGTCAAACAGGCCAACCGATCGAATGATATTCCTGCGCTGCTGTCAATGCGCTGGCCGCTGGCAATCTGGAACTGGATGTTCCACGAGCAAGGCGCTTACCAGACTCAGCCGGACAAAGGCGCAGAGTGGAACCGTGGGGCGTACCTGGTGCAAGGTTCAACCCACTGCGGTACCTGTCACACCCCGCGCGGCGTCGCAATGCAGACCACAGCCAATGATGAAACCGAAACCGGCTTCCTGTCAGGCTCTGATCTGGCCGGCTGGCATGCATTCAACATCAGCAATGATAACGCCAATGGTCTGGGTGACTGGAGCACTGAAGAGATTGTTCAGTACCTGAAAACCGGTTCGGTGGCTGGCAAGGCTCAGGCCGCAGGCCCGATGGCTGAAGCGGTGGAAAACAGCTTCCGTTTCCTGACGGATGATGACCTGAACGCTATCGCGGTTTACCTGCGCTCAGTACCGGGCGTATCTGAGGGCAGCACATCACGCTATGCACAGGGCGAAGCGTCGGCTCAGGATCTGCAACTGCGCGGCCTGCCAATCGAAACTGCGCGTGAAGAGATGCCGGGCGAATACCTCTACATGGCTAACTGCAGCACCTGTCACGATGCGGACGGCAGTGGCTCTCCGGATGGTTACTACCCGTCGGTGTATCACAACAGCGTGGTCGGCAGCGAGAAAAGCGGCAACCTGATCCAAGTCGTGCTACACGGCGTGAAACGCCACACCAATGACGGTGAAGTGTTTATGCCCGCCTTCGGCCAGCATCTGTCTGATGACCAAATCGCGACGCTGGTTAACTTCCTGACCGATACTTATGGTCAGGGCAACGCTCAGGTTGGGCCACAAGATGTCGCCAAACTGCGCGCCACTGCCGAGTAA